The DNA segment TTTGGTTGTGAAGGCTGCCACAGGAAAAGAAAATCCCAAAGGCGTAGTGGTCGTGAATGCCCTGCGGCTTTGGCAGATTGGGCGGGTCGTTGAAACAGGGCTTCCTCTGGCCGAAACGATTCTGACCATTGCTGATGCAAACTGGAGAGTTCCGCTTGGGACTCCTGTTGGAGCTGTTTTGGAACAGCTCGGCACGGACGTTCGGGATGGGGACATCCTTCGCGTTGGCGGAATGATGACTGGCGAGTCTGCGTACAGCCTCGATCAGGGGCTGACAGAACGGTGTCTGGCTGTGGGGATTGTCCGAAAAGGGCAGATTGTTCCGGTGGAGAATGTGTACTGCATTAACTGTGGTGAATGCGTTCTGCACTGTCCTGCACGCCTCCAGCCAAACCTCATTACCCGTTACGCAGAGTTTAACGAGTTTGAGAAGGCTGCGACTCATGGGCTGGATCTGTGTTTTGAATGTGGGCTTTGCGCCGCACATTGCATGGCACGCCGCCCTCTGCTTCAGCTCATCAGGTTTGCAAAAAAGCAGCGTCAGCTTGGAGCCTAGTGCTTCGCTGATCTGAATCTTTAAGCAAGAAGGACAGATTCTTATGACTCCTCCAGTAATCAAACCCCTTGCCAGTGGTGAGCGCCTGCTGACTGTGAGCACTGGTCCACACTGGCGGGTGGGAGATGGCATTCGCCGCCTTTCTCTGTATGGGCTTCTGGCATTGCTACCGGCAATTGTTATGGCCGTCAGTACCTACGGAATGGGCGCTATTCGTGTCTTTGCCCTGTCTGGTTCTGTATGTGTCCTCGTTGAGGCGCTCTGCCAGAAGATGATGGGCCGGGACATTGATGTTGATAATTTTAACGCATTCTACATGGGAGTGCTTTTTGCGTTTTTGCTTCCAGCGCAGACTCCGTGGTGGACGGTTGTTCTGGGTGCAGCGCTGACCGCATCGCTTGGCCGTATGGTTTTTGGCGGTGGCGGTTCAAGCCCCCTGTGTGCTCCTCTTGTTGCATGGGCTGTGTGCCGAATCTCTTGGCCTGCCTCCCTCGATATTGACCTGACAATGGCAAGCAATGCGCTGAACGAACCTCTTGCCCAGCTGAAGTTCTTTGGGCCAGAGGCGCTGATGTCGCAGTATTCCTACACGGATCTGTTCCTTGGTCACACGCTTGGGTCTATCGGTGCTTCTCAGGTTGCAGCCTTGCTCCTTGGCGGCATCTTCCTGATCGGAACACGGAAAATTCGCTGGTACATCCCGGTGGCTTTTCTTGTTGGCGTTTTTGCAACAGCCGAGCTGTACCACATGCTGAATCCTGAACTGTATGTTTTAGGCTTGTACCACGTTCTTGGTGGCAGCGTGATCTTTGGGGCATTCTTCCTCGCAACAGATACATCTTCCAGTCCAACTGGCCGGACTCCCCAGCTCCTTTTCGGATTGATTGGCGGCATTCTGGTCATGATTATTCGCGTTTATGGCATGTATCCTGATGGCGTGACCTTTGCCATTCTTCTGGCAAATCTCCTTAGCCCGTTGCTTGATCGCATTCGGCCACGACCTTTTGGAGGCTAGAGCACAATGAAAGAAATTTTGAGCATGGTTCTGGTTTTGTCTGTCATCTGTGGTGTTTCCGGATTCTCTCTGGCAACGCTAAAAGGAATGACAAAAGACCGTATTGAATCTCAGGTTTTGACGTACGTGCAGGGGCCAGCCCTGATGGAAGTTGTCGGAATGCATGACAACAATCCCATTGCCGAGCGAATCAATGTCCCTGCTGACGAGGGCGAATTGACGATTTTCCCCGTTAAGCAAAAAGGGAAGCTGACGGGCTTTGCGCTCGAAACTTTTGCTCCCGGATATTCTGGGGATATTGGTGTGATGGTTGGCTTTTCCACTGAGTCGAGTGCTCTGCTTGGCATTGGCATCACCACCCAGACTGAAACTCCAGGTCTGGGAAGCCGTGTCACCCTTCCTGCATTTACCAGTCAGTTCAAAGGCCACGCGATGAGCCGTCTTGATCTTGGTGCTGGCATTGAAGGTGTGTCTGGAGCGAGCTACTCCTCCAAGGGCGCCGTTGAGGCTGTGAAGAAGGCTATGCAGGTTTACGCAAAGAACAGAAGCCAGATTCTGACAGCCTTAAACAAATAGGGGAACACAATGAACAGAACATGGAAAGAATTCTCCAAGGGTCTGTGGGACGAGCTTCCGCCGTTCCGCGTTGTGCTTGGACTCTGTCCGACCCTTGCTGTGACGTCTTCTGCAGAAAATGGTCTGGGTATGGGACTTGCGGTCCTCTTTGTTTTGACCCTGTCCAATATCTTTATTTCAACCTTGCGAAAGGTCATTCCCTCTAAGGTACGAATTGCCTGCTATATTGTTATTGCAGCATCCATTGTTGTTGCTGTTGAGCTGCTCATGCAGGCGTACACTTATCCTTTGTATCAGCAGCTTGGCATCTTTGTTCCGCTGATTGTTGTTAACTGTCTGATTTTGGGACGAGCTGAGGCTTTCGCTTCCAAGAATAATGTCTGGTACTCCATTATGGACGCACTGGGCATGGGACTTGGCTTCACAATGGCGTTAACCTTTCTTGGTGTGCTGCGTG comes from the Desulfobaculum bizertense DSM 18034 genome and includes:
- a CDS encoding RnfABCDGE type electron transport complex subunit D produces the protein MTPPVIKPLASGERLLTVSTGPHWRVGDGIRRLSLYGLLALLPAIVMAVSTYGMGAIRVFALSGSVCVLVEALCQKMMGRDIDVDNFNAFYMGVLFAFLLPAQTPWWTVVLGAALTASLGRMVFGGGGSSPLCAPLVAWAVCRISWPASLDIDLTMASNALNEPLAQLKFFGPEALMSQYSYTDLFLGHTLGSIGASQVAALLLGGIFLIGTRKIRWYIPVAFLVGVFATAELYHMLNPELYVLGLYHVLGGSVIFGAFFLATDTSSSPTGRTPQLLFGLIGGILVMIIRVYGMYPDGVTFAILLANLLSPLLDRIRPRPFGG
- the rnfG gene encoding RnfABCDGE type electron transport complex subunit G, with amino-acid sequence MKEILSMVLVLSVICGVSGFSLATLKGMTKDRIESQVLTYVQGPALMEVVGMHDNNPIAERINVPADEGELTIFPVKQKGKLTGFALETFAPGYSGDIGVMVGFSTESSALLGIGITTQTETPGLGSRVTLPAFTSQFKGHAMSRLDLGAGIEGVSGASYSSKGAVEAVKKAMQVYAKNRSQILTALNK
- the rsxE gene encoding electron transport complex subunit RsxE, producing MNRTWKEFSKGLWDELPPFRVVLGLCPTLAVTSSAENGLGMGLAVLFVLTLSNIFISTLRKVIPSKVRIACYIVIAASIVVAVELLMQAYTYPLYQQLGIFVPLIVVNCLILGRAEAFASKNNVWYSIMDALGMGLGFTMALTFLGVLREVLGNGTVFGVPVMWDSFEPFIMMVKAPGAFICLGVILACMNAFNIWNAKRKSLPAPKPIAGCGGDCGSCGGCGK